The Leptodactylus fuscus isolate aLepFus1 chromosome 1, aLepFus1.hap2, whole genome shotgun sequence nucleotide sequence GCAGGTACTTGATATATAAACACCCCCTTATTATTGGACCATCCCGGTCACGTAGTTGAAATAAACCCATAAGCTTTAAGCTTTAAGAAAGATAGGAACCAGCAGATGACATATGGGGCATCTGTGAGACTTTGTCCCGGTCACGTGACCGGATTGGACCAATGAAATGGGTCCCAGCCACGTGTCCGAAAAGGACCAATGAACTTCCAAAATTATAGAGATCAGCAACTTTGACATTTAAGCATACACAAGTCCTACATAGTGGTAGTGTCATCATGCCACATCAGCAAAAAGACAAGATAGAGCGGCACAGCTCCATCCATCCACATCAGTAGGGGACCACAACACATgacctccaatacaaaaaagggTCTATAATGTCCAAGGTGAGTGGCCATTGTGATAATGGTTCTACATGAGCTTTTATATATCGAGAGCAAGaagatataatgttatatatattttattttactttaacagAAGAACATAAGATAGGATAGGGCACATTCGTTCTCAATAAATATACGATATATCCGATCTTATATTCATTCCCGCAGGTATTCTGCTATTAAAGTTGAGGATGTACCATGCTTCTCTTTTCAGTAGATGTGTTTTGATATTGCCCCCTCTTTTAGGTTGACTTAATGCTTCTATGCCCCAAAATGCCAGAGTTTGTACATTTCCCTTGTGAATCGTGGCGAAATGACGTGAAACTCCCGACATAGCTTCATTTATAGTTTTGGTGCTATCTTTAATATGTTCCATTATACGTATTTTTAAATTTCTAATGGTGCAGCCAATATAGTCTATGTTGCATTCAGTACATTTGATACAGTAAACAACATTTTGGCTCTCACAAGTAATATGTGTTTGAATCGTACAGCTAAAATTGGCTGCAGAACTAGTTACCACTTGTTTGTTCTAGCTGATAGCTGATGTGCTTTTTGTTGCCATGCTGCCTTTCAACATTGTGTACAGATTCTCAGGGAACAACTGGCAAATCGGAGAAGGAATGTGCCGAATTGTGACTGCGGCATTTTACTGTAACATGTACTGCTCCATCCTGCTCATGACTAGTATAAGTGTGGCCAGGTACATGGCCGTGGTGTTTCCAATACGCTCTCGTTCCTGGCGCACAAAAAAACGGGCTTGGCTGGTGTGTGTCTTTATCTGGCTTATAGCTATAGCTAGCACCGTGCCGCTTCTTTTTAACACGCAAACTAACAACATTGTCTCATTGAACATTACAACTTGCCATGATGTGCTGAAGCTAAAGAACCAACAGAACTTCTACATGTACTACTTCACTGccttttctacagtgtttttcttcattccaTTATTTATTACAATCTTCTGTTACATTGGAATTATCCGAACCTTGAGTAAAAGCACCGAGGAAATTGAAAGACATTCTAAGAAGACAAGAGCTATTCTCTTAACTATTATAGTCCTTACTGTGTTCATTATTTGCTTTGGTCCTACAAACATCATCTTTCTAATGCATTATCTGCACTTCCTCAATGGATATTCTGACTCTCTATATTTTGCATATATTCTGTGTGCCTGTATCAGCAGTATAAGTAGTTGTCTTCATCCTTTAATTTATTACTATGTGTCATCAAAGTGTCGCAAGTATGTGTATAGTTTATTATGTTTTTAGACAACT carries:
- the LOC142200110 gene encoding proteinase-activated receptor 1-like — translated: MAILMFLLKIKIKTSAVVYMLNLLIADVLFVAMLPFNIVYRFSGNNWQIGEGMCRIVTAAFYCNMYCSILLMTSISVARYMAVVFPIRSRSWRTKKRAWLVCVFIWLIAIASTVPLLFNTQTNNIVSLNITTCHDVLKLKNQQNFYMYYFTAFSTVFFFIPLFITIFCYIGIIRTLSKSTEEIERHSKKTRAILLTIIVLTVFIICFGPTNIIFLMHYLHFLNGYSDSLYFAYILCACISSISSCLHPLIYYYVSSKCRKYVYSLLCF